The Tolypothrix sp. PCC 7712 region GTGACATGAGGCGGTAGCATCTGCAACAGCGTTGCTAATAAAGCTTCGTCACCACCATTCCCTTTTCCGTAATACCCAGATAATAAAGCCCGCATCGGTTTCATTTGAGATTTTTGATTTGAGATTTTAGCTGATCAAGTTTAATTGACCTTGATTATCTGCTACTTACCCAGATGTTAGGTGAAATGGCTGGCATACTTCGCGAAAAATCAGATTTTTCTTGTGGGAAGATGGGGGATGGGGCGATTGGGGACTGGGGGCTGGGAAAACAAGGAAGAAATACATTCTTGTGACCCTTGACTCTTGTACAGACGCGATTAATCGCGTCTCTCCAAATCTCGAACCCCACCCATTGACTTTTTAGCAACTTTATGCATGTGCTTTCAATTCCCACCTGGATTATTCATGTTTCTAGCGTCATTGAGTGGATTGCCGCTATTTGGTTAATCTGGACTTACGGCGAACTCACTGGTAACCGGACTTGGTGGGGATTGTCCTTCGCCATGTTACCCGCATTAGTTAGTGCTATGTGTGCTTGTACCTGGCACTATTTTGATAATCCCCAATCTTTGGAATGGCTGGTAACACTTCAAGCTACCATGACCTTAGTTGGTAATTTTACCCTTTGGGCAGCTGCGGTGTGGATTTGGCGTTCTGCCAAGCCTGCTCATCAGGGAATTAATTCTGTTGCAAACCAACCTATCAAATCAGAGCGATGATCTCTAAAGATGCCCTTTTTGCCCTTTCACTGTTTCCTTATTTGGGTTTCTTGTGGTTTATCAGCCGCAGTAAGCTAATGCCACGTTTAGCTTTGTATGGATTTTACGGCACTTTAGTTTTTGTGGGGATCACCATTCCGGCGGGAATTTATGCCAAAGTCCATTACAAAGAGGCTTTAGCAAATGTCGATTGGCTGCACGGTGGTGCAGAACTTTTCTTAACCCTTTCTAACATTTTGATTGTGCTAGGTTTCTGGAAAGCTGTAAAGCAGTTAAAAGCGAAAAATTCCCCAGAAAACACTCAAGCATAGGGTTTTTACTTTTAGTTAGTCAAGAGTTTAAAGTTTCTCCAGAGTAACTTTGACTCTTGACTTTTGACTGTTGACTATCTTGAAAAATAAATGTTTGGGATAGCCTAACATTTTTTTAATTACGAATTAGTAATTATTGATTGAGGATGAGGTAATGGATGTAATTCCAGCAATTGATTTATTAGCAGGCCGTTGTGTACGACTTTATCAGGGAGACTACGATCGCTCGCAAGTATTTAGTGAAAACCCAGCTGATGTAGCTCAACAGTGGGTTGATCAAGGTGCAGCTAGGCTCCATGTAGTAGATTTGGATGGTGCGAAAGCAGGTAAAGTTGTCAACTTGGAAGCTATCGAAGCGATCGCACAAGCGGTATCAGTACCAATTCAAGTCGGTGGGGGATTACGCGATCGCGCTAGCGTCCAGCAGTTATTTAATATTGGCGTACAACGAGCGATTCTGGGAACCGTTGCTGTTGAACAACCCCAACTAGTACAACAACTCTGTCAAGAATTTCCGGGACAAATTATTGTTGGGATTGATGCGCGGAACGGATTAGTAGCAACTCGCGGTTGGTTAGAAACTTCAGAAGTTTTGGCAACCCAATTAGCTGTACAAATGCAAGAATTGGGAGCAGCCGCAATTATTTACACTGATATTCACCGTGATGGTACTCTCTCAGGGCCAAACTTAGAAGCTTTGCGAGAACTCGCTGCTACAATTTCCATCCCCGTAATTGCTTCAGGTGGAGTGAGTTCTGTTACCGATTTGTTGAGCTTGTTGGTGTTGGAACCTCAAGGCGTAAATGGCGTAATTGTAGGGCGTGCCCTATATACTGGCGATATTGATTTAAAAGAAGCCTTGCGTGCGATCGGGCCTGGAAGGATTCAAGATATTCCCCCAAATCTGGATTTTACTAGCTTTGCTTAACATTAGCTCTCTTTTTGGAGAGTAAAAGTATCGGGATGAGAGCTAAAACACATCTAATTTGCAGATGATATTTTATCAGTCTTTTGTGGGCTGGGCATCTTGCCCGCCTAAATTCTGCAAATCAAATGTCAAATTAGCTGACAATTTTCCTCCCCATACTTTTATTACAACTGGGGATGATCTTTGAGCCGTAATATATATTTCGCTACCAGCTAGTAATTTTTTAGGATTTTCCGGATTCACAATTTATACGCTTGTAGTTCAATTTGTAGAGAGTTAACCAACAAGGATTGTATTGATTATGACTCGGAAAAAACCTCGCGATAATGGACATCCCCCAAAAACTGAAACTGGTGCTATCCAGTCTAATATCAATAAAAACAACCCTCAACAGCCAACTCAAAAACTGAATAAAACACGATAACGGCTGTTAGTAATTTGACTAGTATTTTAATTTCAAGTTTCAATCTTTAATTTTAATATCTAATTTTTATACATAATGGGTTTCCTCTTTTGTAGAGACGTAAAAATAACAACGTCTCTATTTTTTTATCTTGAAATATTTAAATTTTTAGGAAGATAAATAAATTTCTAGCCAAGATATAAAAAATCTGGACTCTAAGATGATCTGAACTAGATTGGAATATAAAGTATTTACCTATTTTCCGTAAATCCGGCTGCACATAATGTAAATTTAAAATATAGATAATTAATGTCTAGCAAGGTTTATCCTTATGTACAATCAAGAAGAAAATTCCAAGCAAGAATCAAACAAAAAAAATAAGTCCAACGAAACCAGCAGCCGGAAACAACCTCTAAATAAAGGTATTCCCAAAAAAAGAGAACATTAATTTTGCATGGAACCAGTAGAAATTTATAATTACACAATGTTATAGAGACGTAAATTTAATTACGCCTCTACATTAGTTATCAGGGTATAATCACTTTGCAGTCAGAAATTTAATTCTTAACTCTCAACATCCAAAGTAATTTTATTTATTTTTTACCTGACTTTTCGCCTGTTCTAAAGCTATTTCTTTAATTGCTTGATAGGAATTAACATTGGCGGTTCCTTCAATAGCTTTCACGGCTAAATCTTGCACTTGTTTGAGAGCCGATTCGAGTTGCTTAGTCAAGTTTTGTAAGCGCGTATCTTGATTATTAATAGTCTGTTCTAGAGATTGCAATCTCTGTTCATAAAAACGCTTCTGTCCTTCTACTTCCCTACTGTATAAATCTGACTTAATTTTAGCTTGGTAATGGGCAATACCTTTACCTTCTTCTGTAGCTTTTTTAATAGCAGCTTCCTTATCTTTAGGGAAGGCTTCTACTTTAATTTTTAACTCCTCAAACTGCTTTTCCCGTTCTGCGATCGCTTTCTCTTTTTCACTCCATTGTTTTTCTGTTTCTTGCTGAAATTCTTCTAGCTGTTGGTTTAATTCTTTTTGCTGCTGCTCATATTCATCTTTTTGCAATTTGCGCTGCAGTTCTAAACTATATTTGTATTCAGCTTCATCTCGTTGTCGAGTTTTTTTGAGATTTTCATCTCGTTCTTTAATTAATCTGTTACTGTCATCCTGTTCTTTTAACCAAGCTTTTCTCTGCTCATCTATTTCCTGTAATAAGACTTCTTTCCGTTCTGTAAACTCTTCTTGATAAGTCTTAGAATTATCCTCATAGCTCGTGATCAAAGTCTCTAAGATATCTTCCGAAATTTCTAAATTATGTAATTGCTTAAGTTCTGCTACTTCTTTTTCTACAGCTTCTCTAATTTCTGCCAATTTTGAAGCTTGCGTAGTTAGCTGTTCTGATAATTCATTCGCCGCACTACCAAAGCCTAACTGGATTTTAGCTAGGCTTTCAATTGTATAATTCATTCTTTGCTGAACAGTAGTTGGCGCATTCATAGCAGGTTTTGGCTCCACTTTTGGCTTTTCTTTAGTTACAGCTTGTGCTTCTTTTAAAGTTTGGGTAAGTTGTGATTTAACTGCTGCTGTCTCTTTGGCTAATTCTTCATAAGCTTGGAGAATTTCAGCTTTAGTATTTTTATCTGTTGGTTTTTTAGCTACCACAACAAACCTCCATCGAATCTAAAGATAATTTTCATGGCTAACACCCGAAGAGTGACTATTTACTATTGGAACTATCAAAAGCTCTCATCGCCAAATCTTGCGCTTGTTTTAATGCAGTTTGTAGTTGAGCCGAAATTCCTTCTATTTGCTCAGTTTGTTTCTTAATAGTCTCTTCTAAAGATTGGATTTTTAATTCATAACTTTGTTTGCTAGATTCCCAATCTTTTTCAAATAAATCTGCTTCTACTTTAGCCTTTTGGCTAGTTTCTTTAATTGCTTCTTCTCTAGCCTTTTTAATAGCTTCTTCCAACTCGTTAGGAAATGCTGCGGCTTTTTGCTGATATTCTGTAAATAAAGCCCGGCGTTCAGTCAGAATTTTTTCCCGTTCAGCCCAATTTTTATCTTTCTGTTGAGTAGTTTCTTGAATTTCTCGTTCTAGTTTGCGTTTATTTCCTTCATAAGCATCAGTAGTCAGTTTTCTGGTTGTTTCCAACTTATACTGATATTCTTCTGCTTCTGATGCACGTTGTTTAGCTACTAAATCATTGTATACTTGTACGGCTTCTTCGTATTCAGCTTGGTCTTTCTGCCATTCTTTACGTCTAATTGTAATTTCTTTTTCTAGCGCTTCTCGTTTACTAGCAATTTCTTGTTCAAGAACTCTTAATTTCTCTTGATGTTCTTGGGTTAAAATATCTAAAGCATCAGCAACCACTCTAATTTGCTGTAGGTCTTTTAACTGCTGAGTGGCAATTTCTATAGCTCTATTTAATTCATCTAATTTGGAATTTTCTTGCGCTAATTTATCTGATAGTGCAGTAACAATACTGCCAAACTCCAATTGTAAATCGGCTAAACCTTTAACAATACTATCAACAGTATATGTAGAAGCAGTTGCCAGAATTTCTTGGTTTTTAACCTTTTCAGCTTCTTCTTGTTTAGTAGCTATTTTTAAATCTAATTGTTTCCTTTCTGTGAGAATTTGCAGAAATGCTTGCACTATTTGTTGTTTGCTGTCTTTGACTGCAACTGTAGTCATTCTCCAACTCCTTAAACAAGCAATAATTTTTGTGTAGCAAGCCATACCCTGACTTACTCTATGCAGACATCAGAGTAGCCTAAAAATTAGGGTTTTTCACCCAGTGTAAATGCTGAAACAAGAATCAAAAGACACTTACAAATACCGGAGATCATCTTTAATTAGTGCCTTGATGATCTCAAGGTAAAATTTGGGAGTTTACAGTATATTTGTACTATAAACATAGTACTGAAAAAAAGCTGCTATTGTCAAGAAGTAAATGCAAGTATACAAAAATTTCAAGATATCAAGTTACTGCAAACACTCTTGCCAGCTTGTAGCCGCAGTGCTTTATAATATGTTGGTTTCTGTGATTTATATTACGTTTTACAAACTAGGGCGCAATGTCTAGGGTGTAAATTCACGGAAACTTAATAATTAATTGATTCAATCATCATCTTGATAGCTGCACAGACACAAAAATTTTGTGATATCTAATGTACACTAGCGAATCTACCAAGTTTCCTGCCAAGGCGGATATAGGGCAAACAAGCCGCATTCTAGTAGTAGAAGATGAAGAACTAATCCGAGAAATGCTGTTGGTAGCACTAGAGGGTGAAGGCTATGAAGTCGTAACTGCTACTGATGGGCGATCGGCTGTGGAATATATCAAGAATTTTGAACCGAATTCTGGGGAACTCTCCTTTGATTTGGTAATTTTAGATTTAATGCTACCGCAAATCAACGGATTAGATATCTGTCGCTTGCTACGTCATCAAGGTAACCCAGTGCCAATTTTGATGCTGAGTGCCAAAGGTAGTGAAACTGACCGCGTATTGGGTTTAGAAGTGGGAGCAGATGATTATCTGACCAAACCCTTTAGTATGCGGGAATTAGTAGCTCGTTGTCGCGCTTTACTTCGTCGTCAGCGCTTCAGTACTTTGCCGCAAATACCGATACTTAAGTACAAGGATGTGAGTTTAAATCCCCAAGAGTGTCGCGTACTGGTTCGTGGTCAAGAGGTGAGCCTATCACCAAAAGAGTTTCGTCTCTTAGAACTGTTTATGAGCTATGCTCGTCGAGTATGGTCGCGAGAACAGTTGCTAGATCAGGTTTGGGGGCCAGATTTTGTGGGCGATAGTAAGACTGTAGATGTCCACATTCGATGGTTACGGGAAAAATTAGAATTAGACCCCAGTCGTCCTGAATACATTGTGACTGTCAGAGGTTTTGGCTATAGATTTGGATAATTGCTCACGATAGTTGTTAGTTTTTAGTTGTGATCAAGCAACTAATGACTTAAATGTTTTTATTGGGATTTTCTCTGGGTTTAGCGGTAGGGATTGGATTTTGGATTTGGCAACAGGTTCAACTGAAC contains the following coding sequences:
- a CDS encoding DUF2499 domain-containing protein encodes the protein MHVLSIPTWIIHVSSVIEWIAAIWLIWTYGELTGNRTWWGLSFAMLPALVSAMCACTWHYFDNPQSLEWLVTLQATMTLVGNFTLWAAAVWIWRSAKPAHQGINSVANQPIKSER
- a CDS encoding DUF3593 domain-containing protein encodes the protein MISKDALFALSLFPYLGFLWFISRSKLMPRLALYGFYGTLVFVGITIPAGIYAKVHYKEALANVDWLHGGAELFLTLSNILIVLGFWKAVKQLKAKNSPENTQA
- the hisA gene encoding 1-(5-phosphoribosyl)-5-[(5-phosphoribosylamino)methylideneamino]imidazole-4-carboxamide isomerase, coding for MDVIPAIDLLAGRCVRLYQGDYDRSQVFSENPADVAQQWVDQGAARLHVVDLDGAKAGKVVNLEAIEAIAQAVSVPIQVGGGLRDRASVQQLFNIGVQRAILGTVAVEQPQLVQQLCQEFPGQIIVGIDARNGLVATRGWLETSEVLATQLAVQMQELGAAAIIYTDIHRDGTLSGPNLEALRELAATISIPVIASGGVSSVTDLLSLLVLEPQGVNGVIVGRALYTGDIDLKEALRAIGPGRIQDIPPNLDFTSFA
- a CDS encoding winged helix-turn-helix domain-containing protein, which encodes MYTSESTKFPAKADIGQTSRILVVEDEELIREMLLVALEGEGYEVVTATDGRSAVEYIKNFEPNSGELSFDLVILDLMLPQINGLDICRLLRHQGNPVPILMLSAKGSETDRVLGLEVGADDYLTKPFSMRELVARCRALLRRQRFSTLPQIPILKYKDVSLNPQECRVLVRGQEVSLSPKEFRLLELFMSYARRVWSREQLLDQVWGPDFVGDSKTVDVHIRWLREKLELDPSRPEYIVTVRGFGYRFG